GACTCGCAGATGCTTGGAACTGGCGTGTAGCCAAACCCGAGAAAGTTGATGTGaccttttttttatgggttttgatttcttatcaagtttttatttcgattcttttctttttagtatctTTAGCCATGtgtcttaagaaaaaaaaattcaatatgaaaTGCATTGatacattaaatattaattacattattaaatttcaataaaataataaaaatagttttcatTGTAAATCATGTTTTCAACAGCCAATgacatttaaaaatacattgcatgtttttttgaaaatacaaattaatttagtttttgttttctactaCGGTCTCCGTATCTTAACAAGTGTCCTCTAATGGCGGGATAACATATATCTTGTCCAGAAATAATCATCCTAACAAGGGTCCTCAAATTAGATCAATCGTCCATTAGTTGAACTAATGACCCTCTAATTTAATTAACACGGGTTTAAATAACTTTATCAAACCCAAaacccccctccccctcccGCTCCCTCTCCACCCTCCCCGTCCCCGCCTCTTCACTTCCTTCATTTCCCTCTATCATGGCATCCCGAAAGCATCACCAACAGCAGCCATCACCATCACAATCACATTCTCCTCCTCTTGACATGCACACATTCTTCATGCCCACACCCacttcaccaccaccaccccaaAACCCTTCGCCCCCTCTTCCTCCCAGCCTCATGGTTCTTCGGTTCTTCCACCCCAACAAATCCCTTCCTCTTCTTACCCTCCCCCCACTGGGACCCACcacttccccttccccttccccttcccacCCTCTTACCCTCCCcaacaaaaccctaaccctaacaaCCCACCACCTCTTGCTAACATGTGTAAAGATATCAAAGGTCCTGGTCTTGCCACATGTCAAGAGATTAAAGAATCAAGTGGTTAAAATGCTGTTAGTCTTGTTAGACAGTTAAAGGAAGTCTGTTAGCAATTGATCAGTGAAAGAAAGAGAGGTTAGAGGACGTAAACAAGCTTCTAACTATAGCTTGATATAAAAAGGTCTGTAATAGtgttaaataaaataggaaGAGAATATAGTAGTTTCTTCATTCTCTATTAATCAGAAATTCTCTCTGCTTCTCTTCATTTCTCTTCTTGCCTCTGAAAATTTTGCTATCTTAACAACATGCACCCCCAACGTTCCCTCTCCTATCCTACACCCCCTCTCACCCCGAACGAACAACTCCAAGACCGTTCTGGTGCCGAAATCCTGGCCCTCCTCCGCCACCCTCAAAATCAAGAACCACCACCACTCCCTCCGCCAGCCCAAGACTTATCCGGGGCTCTTAGCAATAATTTTGTGGGTCCTGTTAGGACGCCTAGCTGTACTAGCAGTAAGATGCCTAAGGGCAGGAGGGTGGTTGGTGAAGATGTAGTGTATGATGTGGATGTTAGGTTGCCAGGAGAGGCACAGCCGCAGCTTGAAGTTACGCCGATAACCAAGTGCATTTCGGATCCTCATCCGTGTTTAGGAAGGCAAATTGCTGTTAATAAGAGTTATATTTGCTATGGGTTGAAGCAAGGGACTATTCGGATTCTTAATATCAATACTGCGTTGAGGTCTTTGTTTCGGACTCAGTCTCAGGTTAGTTTTCCTTGATTCTCGTGtccctttaatttgtttttatgtgtttggGTGATGTAATGATTgtgtgttttttctgttttgttgtGGAAATGATTAAAGTTATGGCTTTTGCGAGATTGGAATGCAATGTGGATGCTGTTGGTTCCTGCTCATTGATTTTTTGGTTGTGTTGTTGGCAGTCACTAGTGTTGTAGTTGCTGTTGTTTAAGACTTTATTACCATAAGTGGTGTTCTTGCCACAGTTGTGCATTAGCATGATGTGATATGATCAATGTTTGAAAGCGAAGTTGATTTTGGGGATTTTACGCGATGTTATGAATGTGTGagaagaattgatttttatgtttttatttttgctgaATGGACTGTTTTTGAAGCGGGGATGAAGATTTGTCAAGGTTGCTTATTGATTTTCTctgattattattgttgtctaagTCTGTGTTTTGATCTTTCAGAGGGTCACTTGCATGGCTTTTTTTGCTGAGGATGTCCATCTTTTGGCTAGGTAGCTTTCTGTTTGTATACCAtcatttcctcttcttttttgtcGTTGGCTTATTTGACATGCTTTTGTGCAGTGCTGGAATAGATGGACGGATTAATGTCTGGAAGATCTCTGAAGGTCCAGATGAGGAAGATAAGCCACAGATTACAGGAAAGACTATTATTGCTATCCAAGTAGTTGGCGAGGGGGAAATAAAGAACCCAAAAGTTTGTTGGCATTGTTATAAACAGGTATGACATTCTTTGACCGCTTATCATCAATGTTAGAATTTCTATAATATCATCAATTGTAGGTGGTGTTTTTACTGTTTCTCTTGTTCATGAAGTTTGCTTTGTCATATTGCTTATGCCATCTTGATTTCCTTTTCTTGTCAGGAAATTTTGGTGGTCGGAGTTGGTAAACGAGTTCTGAGAATTGATACTAACAAAGTTGGAAAGGGTGAGGTCTATTCCTCCGAGGCACCTCTTCAATGTCCTGTTGACAAGCTGATTGATGGGGTCCAATTCATTGGTAAACATGATGGAGAAGTCACTGATTTGTCAATGTGCCAATGGATGACCACCTGTTTGGTTTCTTCTTCTATGGATGGCACGGTTTGCATTTCTCCTTATCTTTGGATGCACTCGATACTTATAGTTCTATGTGCAgctatcatttttaatttcttttgtcaAGCTAGTTATTTAAACAGCACACATGAGTTCTTTTGTATCCTTCTGTAATAGGAATTTTGAAGTTGTGCTTTCCTGTAGTTACATGTCTAATTTCTCTATGCAATCACtccaatatataaaagaaatttggTTAAAAGAAAGCAGACAGCTTTTGAGAAGCAAACTCATGGATGTCCTTGGTGGAGTTGTGAGTAGAAAGGCCATGGAGTGGGCCTCTTTAATCGATCATTTGAATTGGAGAAATAAAATTGCTGGTAATCCTACAGAAAACCCAGCTCTTACAATAGTCAAAAGAAGTAAATTCTGCATAGCTCAAACTGCagtttaataaagaaaatacgGCTTTGAGTTTTTTCTCTATTATAATGCTTAGTGTTATTGGATTTATTGGTCATGGAGCTTTTATTACAGTTTGAACTGATAGTAATTCAAGAGACATTTTCCTTGCATGTTGGGTTTGCACATCCCTAATGCAACCCCATTTGGGTGTGCCTTATGCATATTTCTAATGATTCTTCACTGTTctcagaaatgaaaaaaagtttcTAATGAACTTCATTTTATGTGACAGATAAAGATTTGGGAGGATCTCAAGGCATCACCACTTGTGGTTTTGAGACCGCACGATGGCCAACCTGTTTATTCAGCCATGTTCTTGACTGCAACTGACCAGCCAGATCACATCATACTTGTCACAGCAGTACATACTGAgatctttattttcatttttcatagTCTTGCAATTGCACTTTGGTAGCCAGGTGTTGAGAACCTGAGCTTTTGCTCAGTTAGATTGCCAAGCAAGTTGgcatttatttgattgtttggaGTCTTCagaaatttgattttgagcCCAAGTCACTGTAGAGTccggttttaattttttattttccagaaGCCATTGTTTACACCTATTGTTATTTCATCtcccaaaattttttttacagggGCCTCAGATTAGGGAATTGAAGATTTGGGTCTCAGCCAGTGAAGAAGGCTGGCTCCTGCCTAATGATTCTGATTTGTTGAATTGCACCCAGACATTAGAGCTGAAGAGTTCAGCTGAACCTCGAGTTGAGGAGGCATTCTGCAATCAAGTAGTAGCATTGTCTCAAATGGGCCTTATTTTACTTGCAAACGCAAAGAGGAATGCTATATATGCTGTGCACTTAGATTATGGTCCTAATCCAGCATCAACTCATATGGATTGCATATCAGAGTTTACTGTCACTATGCCTATCTTGAGTTTAACTGGGATGAGTGATGTCCAGCATGGCCAATCTGTTGCTCAAGTTTATTGCGTACAGACACAGGCAATTCAACAGTATACTTTGGAATTATGCCAGTGCCTGCCACCTTTGATGGAGAATGTGGGTTCGGAGAGGTCAGATTCCAGTGTAATGCATGATGTACCTAATGCTGATGGATATGCTACCTTGGAGTCATGTGGAAGTAAATATTCTGATGTTCTTATGAGCTCCGCATCAGTTGGTGTGGCCACTCTGCAACAAGATGCTCCCACTTCAAATATGGAATCCAGAACTATTGCTTTAGCCTCATCAACTAGTGATGCTGGTATTGTTTGTGCTCCTTCGCCTCCTTATCCTCGCTTAACTAGAGATGGTACTGAGTTTGCAGTTGGG
This is a stretch of genomic DNA from Populus alba chromosome 11, ASM523922v2, whole genome shotgun sequence. It encodes these proteins:
- the LOC118029451 gene encoding enhancer of mRNA-decapping protein 4 isoform X2, whose product is MHPQRSLSYPTPPLTPNEQLQDRSGAEILALLRHPQNQEPPPLPPPAQDLSGALSNNFVGPVRTPSCTSSKMPKGRRVVGEDVVYDVDVRLPGEAQPQLEVTPITKCISDPHPCLGRQIAVNKSYICYGLKQGTIRILNINTALRSLFRTQSQRVTCMAFFAEDVHLLASAGIDGRINVWKISEGPDEEDKPQITGKTIIAIQVVGEGEIKNPKVCWHCYKQEILVVGVGKRVLRIDTNKVGKGEVYSSEAPLQCPVDKLIDGVQFIGKHDGEVTDLSMCQWMTTCLVSSSMDGTIKIWEDLKASPLVVLRPHDGQPVYSAMFLTATDQPDHIILVTAGPQIRELKIWVSASEEGWLLPNDSDLLNCTQTLELKSSAEPRVEEAFCNQVVALSQMGLILLANAKRNAIYAVHLDYGPNPASTHMDCISEFTVTMPILSLTGMSDVQHGQSVAQVYCVQTQAIQQYTLELCQCLPPLMENVGSERSDSSVMHDVPNADGYATLESCGSKYSDVLMSSASVGVATLQQDAPTSNMESRTIALASSTSDAGIVCAPSPPYPRLTRDGTEFAVGGRFEPSPASSNQPAINHSVDQQMDPICSNSSNVPSLDSDLRNDERKIVQDNNSTTLNLPVTFKHPTHLITPSEILMGASSSEITKVNEGKSEVDSNFLDVVVNNDVANAEVEVKIVGETRSTQDGEFSLRGESKRPVFENKEKIICSQASDLDIEMTRECCALPPETKIVEEQGQVDGVGVSVSESLSPPSNAGKDEVHDSTKDVSGKVSESSVSTVGPLSTTPSTKGKKQKGRNSQASGSSSQPPGTFKSADSLNEPVGASNLLAMDGAFSQILAMQQSINQLAIAQKEMHKQMPNMVAVPVSKECRRLETALGRSIEKAIKANTDAPCAQFQEENAKSERLLQDHMQQITSLVLNFINKDLPAMLEKAPKKELASVVQGAVRTISPVIEKTVSSVIVESFKRGVGDKAVNQLEKSVNSKLEATVARQIQAQFQTSGKQALQSRCCRSKLQVQPLHTQLLKGRAIFFAKYYEELVWWVRVNCFLLNEMIPQLYLSRERNVI